One region of Sulfuricurvum sp. IAE1 genomic DNA includes:
- a CDS encoding A24 family peptidase codes for MEWILVFLLGAAVGSFMNVVILRLPKDESVSFPASHCMSCNAPLRFYHNIPILSWLFLRGKCGFCGAKISLQYPLVELLGGLIFLLSAMKLGISLPAAGIALAFVLLLALSVIDYRYKMVPDSLNLAALTLAVISATSFAHLTYNFQNALLFAGGFTLLRFYLSYAIKKEAMGEADIMIAATMGAILGIQLALAAIFIGALLALPALLLTRTEDEDSQQLPFIPFLATGAWIALMFDGYITTYLAGLYG; via the coding sequence ATGGAATGGATACTGGTATTTCTCCTCGGCGCCGCCGTCGGTTCGTTCATGAACGTGGTCATACTCCGCCTTCCCAAAGACGAAAGTGTTTCGTTTCCCGCATCGCACTGCATGAGCTGTAACGCGCCGCTGCGCTTTTACCACAACATCCCGATACTCTCCTGGCTTTTCCTGCGCGGGAAATGCGGTTTCTGCGGCGCGAAAATCTCGCTGCAGTACCCCCTCGTTGAACTGCTGGGCGGACTTATTTTCCTCCTTAGCGCGATGAAACTGGGGATTTCCCTCCCTGCCGCCGGGATCGCGCTTGCCTTTGTGCTTCTGCTGGCCCTCTCGGTCATCGACTACCGATACAAAATGGTCCCCGACAGCCTCAACCTCGCAGCCCTCACCCTCGCGGTGATCAGCGCGACTTCGTTCGCCCATCTGACGTACAATTTCCAAAACGCCCTCCTCTTTGCCGGGGGATTCACCCTGCTGCGCTTTTACCTCTCCTACGCGATTAAAAAAGAGGCTATGGGCGAAGCCGACATCATGATCGCGGCGACGATGGGAGCGATTTTGGGGATCCAGCTTGCGCTCGCGGCGATTTTCATCGGGGCGCTGCTCGCCCTCCCCGCACTTCTGCTGACCCGCACCGAAGACGAAGACTCACAGCAGCTCCCCTTCATTCCCTTCCTCGCGACGGGGGCATGGATCGCCTTAATGTTCGACGGATACATCACTACCTACCTGGCAGGCCTCTATGGATAA
- the coaBC gene encoding bifunctional phosphopantothenoylcysteine decarboxylase/phosphopantothenate--cysteine ligase CoaBC, with translation MLIPSTLLAGKKILLGVTGSIAAYKSLELVRLYTKAGADVRVVMSPAAQKFVQPLSFEALSRNGVLDDTNESWADDFNHIKISQWADVMVIVPATANTIAKLANGIADTILTQCALAFAGPKVLAPSANTNMIQNPMIQGSLKMLAMADYEIVSTQTKELACQTTGDGAMAEPLDIFFETARLLLKDPFWEDRRVVVTGGGTREKIDEVRYVSNFSSGKMAKAIALSLYLKGSDVCYITTKGSEGLPKAIYTIDVDDAAEMLEYTRDAIRVAKKGKLSKPSLTSTEAIGLIQKRPYLFMVAAVADFTPRFPQRGKLKKSALGENWQVELTRTSDILSTLAQEREGVSTIAFKAEMDSQEGLENAKKLLIEKGVDAVCYNLLDDAKSFGGEENTVTFITREEQIDLGRHTKIDLAEKILHHAQACSL, from the coding sequence ATGCTGATCCCCTCCACCCTTCTCGCGGGCAAAAAGATCCTTTTGGGGGTGACCGGCTCGATCGCGGCGTACAAATCCCTGGAACTCGTACGCCTCTACACGAAAGCGGGAGCCGACGTCCGCGTCGTCATGAGCCCCGCCGCCCAAAAATTCGTCCAGCCGCTGAGTTTCGAAGCGCTCAGCCGCAACGGCGTCCTCGACGACACGAACGAATCGTGGGCGGACGATTTCAACCACATCAAAATTTCGCAGTGGGCGGACGTGATGGTCATCGTCCCCGCCACCGCCAACACGATCGCCAAACTCGCCAACGGTATTGCCGACACCATCCTCACCCAGTGCGCGCTGGCGTTCGCCGGGCCCAAAGTGCTAGCCCCTTCAGCGAACACCAACATGATCCAAAACCCGATGATCCAGGGATCGCTCAAAATGCTCGCGATGGCCGACTACGAAATCGTCTCCACCCAGACCAAGGAGCTCGCCTGCCAGACGACGGGAGACGGGGCGATGGCCGAACCGCTCGACATCTTTTTCGAGACGGCAAGGCTGCTGCTCAAAGACCCTTTCTGGGAAGACCGGCGCGTCGTGGTCACCGGCGGAGGGACGAGAGAAAAGATCGACGAAGTGCGTTACGTCTCCAATTTTTCTTCGGGAAAAATGGCCAAAGCGATCGCCCTTTCACTCTACCTCAAAGGCTCGGATGTCTGCTACATCACGACCAAAGGGAGCGAAGGGCTCCCCAAAGCGATCTATACCATCGACGTCGACGATGCGGCCGAAATGCTGGAGTATACCCGCGATGCGATCCGTGTCGCCAAAAAAGGGAAGCTGAGCAAACCTTCGCTCACGAGCACCGAAGCGATAGGGCTCATTCAAAAACGCCCCTATCTGTTCATGGTCGCGGCGGTCGCCGATTTCACCCCCAGATTTCCGCAGCGAGGAAAGCTCAAAAAATCGGCGCTCGGAGAAAACTGGCAAGTCGAACTCACCCGTACTTCCGACATTCTCAGTACCCTTGCGCAGGAGCGCGAAGGGGTGAGTACGATTGCGTTCAAAGCGGAAATGGACAGCCAAGAGGGGCTTGAAAATGCGAAAAAACTGTTGATCGAAAAAGGGGTCGATGCGGTGTGCTACAATCTTCTCGACGACGCCAAAAGTTTCGGCGGGGAAGAGAACACGGTCACCTTCATCACCAGGGAAGAACAGATCGATCTGGGGCGCCATACCAAAATCGACCTTGCCGAAAAAATTTTACATCACGCACAAGCCTGCAGCTTATGA
- a CDS encoding di-trans,poly-cis-decaprenylcistransferase → MSNRARHIAIIMDGNGRWAQAQGKNRTAGHEKGAETVRRITTFCAENDEIERLTLYAFSTENWKRPKLEVEFLMKLLEKYLKNELKTYLEGNIRFEPIGDLSSFSPSLRKTIERVREETARCSGLVQSLALNYGAQDEIVRAANALLGRGETISAESLGHALDTNENVDLLIRTGGDHRLSNFLLWQSAYAELFFTDTLWPDFTTAEFERIIKKFKTVERRFGGLN, encoded by the coding sequence ATGAGCAACCGCGCACGCCACATCGCCATCATCATGGACGGCAACGGCCGATGGGCGCAGGCCCAGGGTAAAAACCGCACCGCCGGGCACGAAAAAGGGGCCGAAACTGTCCGCCGGATCACCACGTTCTGCGCCGAAAACGACGAAATCGAGCGTCTGACCCTCTATGCGTTCAGCACCGAAAACTGGAAACGCCCCAAACTCGAAGTGGAATTTTTGATGAAACTCCTCGAAAAATACCTCAAAAACGAGCTAAAAACGTATCTTGAAGGAAACATCCGCTTCGAACCCATCGGGGACCTTTCCTCTTTCTCCCCCTCTTTGCGCAAGACGATCGAGCGGGTACGGGAAGAGACGGCCCGTTGCAGCGGGCTGGTGCAGAGCCTCGCGCTCAACTACGGCGCGCAGGACGAAATCGTCCGCGCCGCGAATGCGCTCCTAGGGCGGGGAGAGACCATCAGCGCCGAGTCGCTCGGCCACGCCCTCGATACGAACGAAAACGTCGATCTGCTGATCCGCACCGGGGGAGACCACCGACTCTCGAACTTTCTGCTGTGGCAGTCGGCGTATGCCGAACTCTTCTTTACCGACACGCTGTGGCCCGATTTTACGACTGCAGAATTTGAACGGATCATCAAAAAATTCAAAACCGTCGAAAGACGCTTCGGAGGGCTTAACTGA